The proteins below are encoded in one region of Puntigrus tetrazona isolate hp1 chromosome 5, ASM1883169v1, whole genome shotgun sequence:
- the pes gene encoding pescadillo, with product MGGLQKKKYESGSATNYISRNRARKKLSLSLADFRRLCILKGIYPHEPKHKKKVNKGSTAPRTFYLLKDIRFLLHEPIVGKFREYKIFVRKLRKAYSKAEWSGVERIKDNKPVYKLDHIIKERYPTFIDAVRDVDDALSMCFLFSTFARTGKCHVQTIQLCRRLSVEWMNYIISSRSLRKVFLSIKGIYYQAEVLGQTITWIIPYQFAHDHPTDVDYRVMATFTELYTTLLGFVNFRLYQTLNLVYPPKLDGQGEFNLKAEFEEDYALESESYSEKLSALSASLARTVPSVEDEEAELDHFPVEGEDLEKMEAREKIELEQNKQMKLFEGLKFFLNREVPRESLAFVIRCFGGQVSWDKSLCIGSTYDQTDETITHHIVDRPSIDKQYINRYYVQPQWVYDCVNGKILLPVEEYFLGVTLPPHLSPFVEESEGDYVPPEKLKLLALQRGEKPQAEDDEEEEEEEEEDDNEEEDQSEEDESEDEANLAEMEEKRTQGKSLSVKVTPGKVKPVNRMKAEQEEKAEEKRLAIMMMKKREKYLYDKIMFGKKRHVREANKLAAKRKAHDDANKADKKKKKKKC from the exons ATGGGCGGATTACAGAAGAAGAAG TATGAGAGTGGATCAGCCACTAACTATATCAGCAGGAATAGAGCCCGCAAGAAGCTGAGTCTGAGTCTGGCTGATTTCAG GCGCTTATGCATACTGAAGGGAATCTATCCTCATGAACCCAAACACAAAAAGAAGGTCAACAAGGGCTCGACAGCGCCTAGAACCTTCTACCTGCTGAAAGACATCCGCTTCCTCTTGCACGAGCCTATCGTTGGCAAGTTCAGGGAGTACAAG ATTTTTGTGCGGAAACTGCGGAAAGCATATAGCAAGGCTGAGTGGAGCGGAGTGGAGAGAATAAAAGACAACAAACCTGTGTACAAACTGGACCACATCATCAAGGAGAG GTACCCCACGTTCATTGATGCtgtccgagatgtagatgatgCCCTTTctatgtgttttctgttttctactTTCGCTCGCACGGGAAAATGTCATGTTCAGACAATTCAGCTGTGCCGAAGACTTAGCGTTGAATGGATGAACTACATTATCTCCTCACGGTCCCTCAGAAAA gTTTTTCTTTCCATTAAAGGTATTTACTACCAAGCTGAGGTCCTGGGACAAACCATCACATGGATCATACCATATCAGTTTGCCCATGAT CACCCCACAGATGTGGACTACAGAGTTATGGCCACATTTACAGAACTCTACACGACACTGCTTGGGTTCGTCAACTTCCGCCTTTACCAGACCCTCAACCTCGTCTACCCGCCCAAG CTTGATGGACAGGGAGAGTTCAACCTCAAAGCAGAGTTTGAAGAAGATTATGCCCTGGAATCAGAAAGCTATTCTGAG AAACTGTCAGCGTTGAGTGCCAGTCTGGCCCGTACGGTTCCTTCAGTGGAGGACGAGGAGGCAGAGCTGGACCATTTCCCAGTTGAAGGG GAAGACCTGGAGAAGATGGAGGCGAGAGAGAAGATCGAGCTGgagcaaaacaaacagatgaagCTCTTCGAAGGGCTGAAGTTTTTCCTAAACAGAGAAGTTCCCAGGGAATCGCTGGCTTTTGTCATCAG GTGTTTCGGTGGACAGGTGTCCTGGGATAAATCACTGTGCATCGGCAGCACTTACGATCAAACAGACGAAACAATCACACATCACATTGTGGACAGACCCAGCATCGACAAACAGTATATCAACAG GTACTACGTCCAGCCCCAGTGGGTCTATGATTGCGTAAATGGGAAGATACTGTTACCCGTAGAGGAATATTTCCTGGGAGTTACACTGCCGCCACATCTGTCACCATTCGTGGAGGAAAGCGAGGGAGATTACGTCCCGCCTGAGAAACTCAAACTCCTGGCTCTGCAGAGAGGAGAGAAGCCAC AAGCAGAAgatgatgaggaggaagaggaagaagaggaggaggatgataACGAAGAGGAAGATCAAAGTGAAGAAGATGAGAGTGAGGATGAAGCtaatttagctgaaatggaggaGAAGAGAACGCAGGGAAAG AGTCTGTCAGTAAAGGTGACCCCTGGTAAAGTCAAACCAGTGAACCGCATGAAAGCAGAACAAGAGGAGAAAGCAGAGGAGAAGAGACTGGCTAttatgatgatgaagaagaggGAGAAATACCTCTATGACAAGATCATGTTTGGCAAGAAGAGACacgtcagagag GCTAACAAGCTAGCGGCTAAGAGGAAAGCTCACGATGACGCCAACAAAGCtgacaagaagaagaaaaagaaaaagtgctgA
- the gal3st1a gene encoding galactosylceramide sulfotransferase — MSFQPYHASLLTKSGFSLQSHCFFCRSSCDRNLHDLGFLPGSSQVAMMVGKPVRQWRSICKGLVLGALLTTCMILLYCLSTPEVQFGLQEVPVPYSCAHRPSAAHSSTISNSSHHASGRRTCTPKVDIMFMKTHKTASSTFLNILFRFGEKHHLKFAFPNSRNDFFYPSSFHRSQVKDYRPGMCFNIICNHMRFNAAEVARVLPADTSYITILRDPADLAESSFHYFGRVVPLTWKLSGDDKLREFLKDPKLYYDSEGFNSFYLKNLLFFDFGQDNNLHSDDPKVDEAIRAIAKRFHLVMLVEYFEESLILLKDALCWDMEDLLFFKLNARKGSTVSKLTPELRAKALEWNAIDWKLYQYFNATFWRKVDAYGHERMARDVAELQRRNAEMASICIEGGHAVDAGSILETSMQPWQPIGEKSIMGYNLKKNVDKAHQKLCRKMLTPELQYLTDMGVNLWITRLWGRIREILHW, encoded by the exons ATGTCTTTCCAGCCTTATCATGCATCGTTGTTAACAAAGTCAGGTTTTTCTCTTCAGAGTCATTGCTTTTTCTGCCGATCAAGCTGTGACAGGAATCTACATGATTTG GGTTTTCTTCCAGGGTCCAGCCAGGTAGCTATGATGGTTGGAAAGCCAGTCAGGCAGTGGAGGTCCATCTGTAAGGGACTGGTCCTGGGTGCGCTTCTGACCACCTGCATGATTCTTTTGTACTGCCTGTCGACCCCAGAGGTCCAGTTTGGCCTGCAAGA GGTCCCAGTGCCGTACTCGTGCGCTCATCGTCCTTCCGCCGCCCACTCCTCAACAATCTCTAACAGCTCCCATCACGCCTCTGGCCGGCGAACCTGCACTCCAAAAGTGGACATCATGTTCATGAAAACCCATAAAACAGCCAGCAGCACTTTCCTCAACATTCTCTTTCGCTTTGGGGAAAAACACCACCTCAAATTTGCCTTCCCCAACAGCCGCAATGACTTCTTTTACCCGTCGTCCTTCCATCGCTCGCAAGTGAAGGACTACAGGCCGGGAATGTGTTTCAACATCATCTGTAATCACATGCGTTTCAATGCTGCTGAGGTGGCCAGAGTGCTTCCCGCTGACACCTCGTACATCACAATCCTCCGGGACCCGGCCGATCTCGCCGAGTCCTCGTTCCACTATTTTGGACGCGTCGTACCACTCACTTGGAAGCTTTCTGGAGATGACAAGCTGAGAGAATTCCTGAAGGATCCAAAGCTCTACTACGACTCAGAGGGATTCAATTCGTTCTATCTCAAAAACTTGCTTTTTTTTGACTTCGGACAGGATAATAACTTACATTCAGACGACCCAAAAGTGGACGAGGCCATTCGCGCGATCGCCAAGCGTTTCCAtttggtaatgcttgtggagTATTTCGAAGAGTCGCTCATCCTGCTCAAGGACGCCCTCTGCTGGGACATGGAGGACTTGCTTTTCTTCAAACTCAATGCCCGGAAAGGTTCGACCGTTTCTAAGCTGACTCCAGAGCTCAGGGCCAAAGCGCTGGAGTGGAACGCCATCGATTGGAAGCTTTACCAGTATTTCAACGCCACCTTCTGGCGTAAAGTGGACGCTTACGGCCATGAGCGCATGGCGAGGGATGTGGCAGAGCTGCAGCGCAGAAATGCGGAAATGGCCTCCATTTGCATTGAAGGAGGCCACGCCGTCGATGCAGGAAGCATCTTGGAGACGTCCATGCAGCCGTGGCAACCCATCGGCGAGAAGTCGATTATGGGATACAATCTGAAGAAGAATGTCGACAAAGCGCATCAAAAGCTGTGCAGGAAGATGCTCACGCCAGAGCTGCAGTATCTCACCGATATGGGAGTCAACCTGTGGATAACAAGACTGTGGGGTCGCATAAGAGAGATTCTTCACTGGTAG